A portion of the Coturnix japonica isolate 7356 chromosome 4, Coturnix japonica 2.1, whole genome shotgun sequence genome contains these proteins:
- the HELQ gene encoding helicase POLQ-like isoform X2 — protein sequence MFGDYDSFQESDSLLARVLDAQQQHPQDEGMDVNAAGEFAHGNLQSDMDQNKQGNLHTTEDSSIHKVDGYHGFQVSENDSRDTNEELSDSVFDELPSSQLLYLEQMGELSSCSRRSAGTEMMDKCNNSSLDKTRSMSSPCPDSECKNKSTKPSEGSKSDSCKSVSLKDHLKNAMTGNAKAQTPKVSKTKQLKEAILSEEISVARETIGSLSFDIGPFYGLPSKVQHLLRQFRGIETLYEWQHDCLTLKSLQQRKNLIYSLPTSGGKTLVAEILILQELLCRQKDVLMILPYVAIVQEKVWALSSFGIELGFLVEEYAGSKGRFPPIKRRIKKSLYIATIEKGHALVNSLIETDRIDDLGLVVVDELHMIGEGSRGATLEMTLAKILYTSKNTHIVGMSATLNNVGDLQKFLQAEYYTKNFRPVELKEYIKIRDSIYEVDSKAENGFTFSRLLNFKYSSSLEKADPDHIVALVTEVIPKYSCLIFCPTKKNCENVATMVCKYLNKEFRAHREKEKQDLIKNLKDIGNGSICPVLRQTIPFGVAYHHSGLTNDERKSIEEAYSRGVLCLLACTATLAAGVNLPARRVILRAPYVASEFLKKNQYKQMIGRAGRAGIDNAGESILIVQEKDKHLVRDLITSPLENCYSNLLPELTKGMQYLLLSLVGLKIAVTQEEVYSFMCHTLLGVQQQLLLKEKSLSEIVRDELQNLIEKGLLKGKIMEKDQNSASPLTITLLGKATYKGSIDVSYCNLLYKELRKGLEGLVLESSLHLVYLATPYDMVSNCSPDWMLYLRQFNQLSSAEHKVADMVGVPESFIAKKASGQAIRKNVDSAVVNRLYLSFVLYALLKETNIWSVSEKFNMSRGYVQNLLTSAASFASCVLHFCEELEEFWVYKALLTELTKRLTYCVKTELIPLMEVAGVLEARAKQLYNAGYKTLAHVANANPETLVKTIEHLSRRQAKQMVSSAKMLLTEKAEALQEEVEELLKVPTDIP from the exons ATGTTTGGTGACTACGACAGCTTCCAGGAGAGTGATTCTTTACTGGCTCGAGTTCTTgatgcacaacagcagcacccCCAGGATGAAGGCATGGATGTGAATGCAGCTGGAGAGTTTGCACATGGGAATCTTCAGTCAGATATGGACCAAAACAAGCAAGGTAACTTGCACACTACAGAAGATAGTAGCATACATAAAGTGGATGGATATCATGGCTTCCAAGTGAGTGAAAATGACTCCAGAGACACCAATGAAGAGCTCAGTGACTCTGTTTTTGATGAATTGCCTTCATCACAACTGTTGTATTTGGAGCAAATGGGTGAGCTTTCTTCTTGTTCACGAAGATCTGCAGGCACAGAAATGATGGATAAGTGCAATAATTCCTCCTTGGACAAAACCCGGAGTATGTCATCTCCATGTCCTGACTCTGAATGTaagaacaaaagcacaaaaccttCTGAAGGCTCTAAGTCTGATTCGTGTAAAAGTGTGagtcttaaagatcatctgaaAAATGCAATGACTGGAAATGCCAAAGCCCAGACTCCAAAGGTCTCAAAGACCAAGCAGCTTAAAGAAGCTATTTTATCTGAAGAGATCTCTGTTGCTAGAGAAACAATCGGATCATTGTCTTTTGATATAGGCCCATTTTATGGATTACCCAGCAAAGTTCAGCATCTCCTCAGGCAATTTCGGGGGATTGAAACACTTTATG AATGGCAGCATGATTGCTTAACATTAAAATCCCTCCAGCAGAGGAAGAATTTGATTTACTCGTTACCAACTAGTGGTGGAAAAACACTTGTTGCTGAAATCTTAATCCTCCAAGAATTACTCTGCAGGCAGAAGGATGTTCTGATGATCCTGCCCTATGTTGCCATTGTCCAAGAAAAG gTTTGGGCTTTATCAAGCTTTGGGATAGAATTAGGTTTCCTGGTTGAAGAATATGCGGGAAGTAAGGGAAGATTTCCACCCAtcaagagaagaataaaaaaatcactttataTTGCTACCATAGAAAAAGGACACGCTCTTGTGAATTCTTTGATTGAAACAGATAGGATTGATGACCTCGGTCTAGTTGTAGTAGATGAG TTGCATATGATTGGTGAGGGAAGTCGTGGAGCGACGCTGGAAATGACTCTTGCAAAAATTCTTTACACTAGTA aaaatacacatattGTTGGGATGAGTGCAACTTTAAATAATGTTGGAGACCTGCAAAAGTTCCTGCAAGCAGAGTATTATACTAAAAATTTCAGACCG GTAGAGTTAAAGGAATACATAAAGATAAGAGATTCAATTTACGAGGtagacagcaaagcagaaaatggctTTACTTTTTCACGTCTCCTTAATTTCAAG TATTCTAGTAGTCTGGAGAAAGCAGATCCTGACCACATCGTTGCACTGGTTACTGAAGTTATTCCAAAATATTCCTGCCTAATCTTTTGTCCCACTAAAAAGAATTGTGAAAATGTGGCTACAATGGTTTGCAAGTATCTGAACAA AGAATTCAGAGCTcacagggagaaagagaaacaggatCTAATTAAGAACCTAAAGGATATTGGAAATGGAAGCATCTGTCCTGTTCTGAGGCAAACAATTCCTTTTGGTGTTGCCTATCACCATAGTGGCCTTACAAATGATGAAAGAAAGAGTATAGAAGAAGCATATTCTAGAGGTGTCCTGTGCCTTCTTGCTTGCACAGCTACGTTAGCTGCTGGAGTCAACCTGCCAGCCAGAAG ggTGATTTTAAGAGCTCCTTATGTTGCTAGTGAGTTCCTGAAGAAGAATCAATATAAACAAATGATTGGCAGAGCTGGTCGAGCTGGTATTGACAATGCTGGTGAAAGTATTCTCATAGTGcaggaaaaagacaaacatttg GTTCGAGATTTAATAACCAGTCCTTTGGAGAATTGTTACAGCAATCTTCTGCCAGAGCTCACCAAGGGAATGCAGTACCTGTTGCTATCACTGGTTGGATTAAAG ATTGCAGTTACCCAAGAGGAAGTGTACAGTTTTATGTGCCATACATTGCTGGgtgtccagcagcagctgctgttgaaAGAGAAGAGCCTCTCGGAGATCGTTAGAGATGAGCTACAAAATCTAATAGAAAAGGGactcttaaaaggaaaaataatggagAAGGATCAGAATTCTGCAAGTCCACTAACAATCACACTATTGGGTAAAGCTACATATAAAG GGTCTATAGATGTGTCGTACTGCAATCTTCTTTACAAAGAGCTGAGGAAAGGCTTGGAAGGGCTGGTTCTTGAGAGCAGTCTTCATCTTGTCTATCTGGCTACTCCATATGACATGGTTTCCAACTGCAGCCCAGACTGGATGCTATACTTGAGGCAG TTCAACCAGCTGAGTTCGGCAGAGCATAAAGTAGCAGATATGGTGGGAGTACCTGAGAGCTTTATTGCAAAAAAGGCTTCTGGTCAAGCCATCAGAAAG AATGTGGACAGTGCTGTTGTGAACAGGCTCTACCTGTCATTTGTCCTCTATGCCCTACTGAAAGAGACCAACATATGGAGCGTCTCAGAGAAATTCAACATGTCCCGAGGTTATGTGCAGAATCTCCTTACATCTGCTGCCTCATTTGCCTCGtgtgttcttcatttctgtgag gagctggaggagttTTGGGTTTATAAAGCCCTGCTGACAGAACTTACCAAGCGCTTGACATACTGTGTTAAGACAGAGCTCATTCCTCTCATGGAGGTAGCAGGGGTTCTAGAG GCACGAGCTAAACAGCTTTATAACGCAGGGTACAAAACTTTAGCACATGTAGCTAATGCAAATCCAGAAACTCTGGTGAAGACGATTGAGCATTTGTCACGACGTCAAGCCAAGCAAATGGTTTCGTCTGCTAAG ATGCTGCTGACTGAAAAAGCTGAAGCTTTACAAGAAGAAGTAGAGGAACTCTTGAAAGTACCTACAGATATCCCATAA
- the HELQ gene encoding helicase POLQ-like isoform X1: protein MAQPVLAVRRRSRISSARKRSHPPVRPGAACSPVALKRRSAGGEGAPAETPCNDDSEEDMFGDYDSFQESDSLLARVLDAQQQHPQDEGMDVNAAGEFAHGNLQSDMDQNKQGNLHTTEDSSIHKVDGYHGFQVSENDSRDTNEELSDSVFDELPSSQLLYLEQMGELSSCSRRSAGTEMMDKCNNSSLDKTRSMSSPCPDSECKNKSTKPSEGSKSDSCKSVSLKDHLKNAMTGNAKAQTPKVSKTKQLKEAILSEEISVARETIGSLSFDIGPFYGLPSKVQHLLRQFRGIETLYEWQHDCLTLKSLQQRKNLIYSLPTSGGKTLVAEILILQELLCRQKDVLMILPYVAIVQEKVWALSSFGIELGFLVEEYAGSKGRFPPIKRRIKKSLYIATIEKGHALVNSLIETDRIDDLGLVVVDELHMIGEGSRGATLEMTLAKILYTSKNTHIVGMSATLNNVGDLQKFLQAEYYTKNFRPVELKEYIKIRDSIYEVDSKAENGFTFSRLLNFKYSSSLEKADPDHIVALVTEVIPKYSCLIFCPTKKNCENVATMVCKYLNKEFRAHREKEKQDLIKNLKDIGNGSICPVLRQTIPFGVAYHHSGLTNDERKSIEEAYSRGVLCLLACTATLAAGVNLPARRVILRAPYVASEFLKKNQYKQMIGRAGRAGIDNAGESILIVQEKDKHLVRDLITSPLENCYSNLLPELTKGMQYLLLSLVGLKIAVTQEEVYSFMCHTLLGVQQQLLLKEKSLSEIVRDELQNLIEKGLLKGKIMEKDQNSASPLTITLLGKATYKGSIDVSYCNLLYKELRKGLEGLVLESSLHLVYLATPYDMVSNCSPDWMLYLRQFNQLSSAEHKVADMVGVPESFIAKKASGQAIRKNVDSAVVNRLYLSFVLYALLKETNIWSVSEKFNMSRGYVQNLLTSAASFASCVLHFCEELEEFWVYKALLTELTKRLTYCVKTELIPLMEVAGVLEARAKQLYNAGYKTLAHVANANPETLVKTIEHLSRRQAKQMVSSAKMLLTEKAEALQEEVEELLKVPTDIP, encoded by the exons ATGGCTCAGCCCGTTCTCGCCGTGCGGAGGAGGAGCCGCATCAGCTCCGCTCGTAAACGGAGCCACCCGCCGGTGCGGCCCGGGGCCGCCTGCTCGCCGGTAGCTCTCAAGAGACGCAGCGCTGGCGGTGAGGGGGCCCCGGCCGAGACACCG tgtaACGATGATAGTGAGGAGGATATGTTTGGTGACTACGACAGCTTCCAGGAGAGTGATTCTTTACTGGCTCGAGTTCTTgatgcacaacagcagcacccCCAGGATGAAGGCATGGATGTGAATGCAGCTGGAGAGTTTGCACATGGGAATCTTCAGTCAGATATGGACCAAAACAAGCAAGGTAACTTGCACACTACAGAAGATAGTAGCATACATAAAGTGGATGGATATCATGGCTTCCAAGTGAGTGAAAATGACTCCAGAGACACCAATGAAGAGCTCAGTGACTCTGTTTTTGATGAATTGCCTTCATCACAACTGTTGTATTTGGAGCAAATGGGTGAGCTTTCTTCTTGTTCACGAAGATCTGCAGGCACAGAAATGATGGATAAGTGCAATAATTCCTCCTTGGACAAAACCCGGAGTATGTCATCTCCATGTCCTGACTCTGAATGTaagaacaaaagcacaaaaccttCTGAAGGCTCTAAGTCTGATTCGTGTAAAAGTGTGagtcttaaagatcatctgaaAAATGCAATGACTGGAAATGCCAAAGCCCAGACTCCAAAGGTCTCAAAGACCAAGCAGCTTAAAGAAGCTATTTTATCTGAAGAGATCTCTGTTGCTAGAGAAACAATCGGATCATTGTCTTTTGATATAGGCCCATTTTATGGATTACCCAGCAAAGTTCAGCATCTCCTCAGGCAATTTCGGGGGATTGAAACACTTTATG AATGGCAGCATGATTGCTTAACATTAAAATCCCTCCAGCAGAGGAAGAATTTGATTTACTCGTTACCAACTAGTGGTGGAAAAACACTTGTTGCTGAAATCTTAATCCTCCAAGAATTACTCTGCAGGCAGAAGGATGTTCTGATGATCCTGCCCTATGTTGCCATTGTCCAAGAAAAG gTTTGGGCTTTATCAAGCTTTGGGATAGAATTAGGTTTCCTGGTTGAAGAATATGCGGGAAGTAAGGGAAGATTTCCACCCAtcaagagaagaataaaaaaatcactttataTTGCTACCATAGAAAAAGGACACGCTCTTGTGAATTCTTTGATTGAAACAGATAGGATTGATGACCTCGGTCTAGTTGTAGTAGATGAG TTGCATATGATTGGTGAGGGAAGTCGTGGAGCGACGCTGGAAATGACTCTTGCAAAAATTCTTTACACTAGTA aaaatacacatattGTTGGGATGAGTGCAACTTTAAATAATGTTGGAGACCTGCAAAAGTTCCTGCAAGCAGAGTATTATACTAAAAATTTCAGACCG GTAGAGTTAAAGGAATACATAAAGATAAGAGATTCAATTTACGAGGtagacagcaaagcagaaaatggctTTACTTTTTCACGTCTCCTTAATTTCAAG TATTCTAGTAGTCTGGAGAAAGCAGATCCTGACCACATCGTTGCACTGGTTACTGAAGTTATTCCAAAATATTCCTGCCTAATCTTTTGTCCCACTAAAAAGAATTGTGAAAATGTGGCTACAATGGTTTGCAAGTATCTGAACAA AGAATTCAGAGCTcacagggagaaagagaaacaggatCTAATTAAGAACCTAAAGGATATTGGAAATGGAAGCATCTGTCCTGTTCTGAGGCAAACAATTCCTTTTGGTGTTGCCTATCACCATAGTGGCCTTACAAATGATGAAAGAAAGAGTATAGAAGAAGCATATTCTAGAGGTGTCCTGTGCCTTCTTGCTTGCACAGCTACGTTAGCTGCTGGAGTCAACCTGCCAGCCAGAAG ggTGATTTTAAGAGCTCCTTATGTTGCTAGTGAGTTCCTGAAGAAGAATCAATATAAACAAATGATTGGCAGAGCTGGTCGAGCTGGTATTGACAATGCTGGTGAAAGTATTCTCATAGTGcaggaaaaagacaaacatttg GTTCGAGATTTAATAACCAGTCCTTTGGAGAATTGTTACAGCAATCTTCTGCCAGAGCTCACCAAGGGAATGCAGTACCTGTTGCTATCACTGGTTGGATTAAAG ATTGCAGTTACCCAAGAGGAAGTGTACAGTTTTATGTGCCATACATTGCTGGgtgtccagcagcagctgctgttgaaAGAGAAGAGCCTCTCGGAGATCGTTAGAGATGAGCTACAAAATCTAATAGAAAAGGGactcttaaaaggaaaaataatggagAAGGATCAGAATTCTGCAAGTCCACTAACAATCACACTATTGGGTAAAGCTACATATAAAG GGTCTATAGATGTGTCGTACTGCAATCTTCTTTACAAAGAGCTGAGGAAAGGCTTGGAAGGGCTGGTTCTTGAGAGCAGTCTTCATCTTGTCTATCTGGCTACTCCATATGACATGGTTTCCAACTGCAGCCCAGACTGGATGCTATACTTGAGGCAG TTCAACCAGCTGAGTTCGGCAGAGCATAAAGTAGCAGATATGGTGGGAGTACCTGAGAGCTTTATTGCAAAAAAGGCTTCTGGTCAAGCCATCAGAAAG AATGTGGACAGTGCTGTTGTGAACAGGCTCTACCTGTCATTTGTCCTCTATGCCCTACTGAAAGAGACCAACATATGGAGCGTCTCAGAGAAATTCAACATGTCCCGAGGTTATGTGCAGAATCTCCTTACATCTGCTGCCTCATTTGCCTCGtgtgttcttcatttctgtgag gagctggaggagttTTGGGTTTATAAAGCCCTGCTGACAGAACTTACCAAGCGCTTGACATACTGTGTTAAGACAGAGCTCATTCCTCTCATGGAGGTAGCAGGGGTTCTAGAG GCACGAGCTAAACAGCTTTATAACGCAGGGTACAAAACTTTAGCACATGTAGCTAATGCAAATCCAGAAACTCTGGTGAAGACGATTGAGCATTTGTCACGACGTCAAGCCAAGCAAATGGTTTCGTCTGCTAAG ATGCTGCTGACTGAAAAAGCTGAAGCTTTACAAGAAGAAGTAGAGGAACTCTTGAAAGTACCTACAGATATCCCATAA
- the HELQ gene encoding helicase POLQ-like isoform X3, producing the protein MILPYVAIVQEKVWALSSFGIELGFLVEEYAGSKGRFPPIKRRIKKSLYIATIEKGHALVNSLIETDRIDDLGLVVVDELHMIGEGSRGATLEMTLAKILYTSKNTHIVGMSATLNNVGDLQKFLQAEYYTKNFRPVELKEYIKIRDSIYEVDSKAENGFTFSRLLNFKYSSSLEKADPDHIVALVTEVIPKYSCLIFCPTKKNCENVATMVCKYLNKEFRAHREKEKQDLIKNLKDIGNGSICPVLRQTIPFGVAYHHSGLTNDERKSIEEAYSRGVLCLLACTATLAAGVNLPARRVILRAPYVASEFLKKNQYKQMIGRAGRAGIDNAGESILIVQEKDKHLVRDLITSPLENCYSNLLPELTKGMQYLLLSLVGLKIAVTQEEVYSFMCHTLLGVQQQLLLKEKSLSEIVRDELQNLIEKGLLKGKIMEKDQNSASPLTITLLGKATYKGSIDVSYCNLLYKELRKGLEGLVLESSLHLVYLATPYDMVSNCSPDWMLYLRQFNQLSSAEHKVADMVGVPESFIAKKASGQAIRKNVDSAVVNRLYLSFVLYALLKETNIWSVSEKFNMSRGYVQNLLTSAASFASCVLHFCEELEEFWVYKALLTELTKRLTYCVKTELIPLMEVAGVLEARAKQLYNAGYKTLAHVANANPETLVKTIEHLSRRQAKQMVSSAKMLLTEKAEALQEEVEELLKVPTDIP; encoded by the exons ATGATCCTGCCCTATGTTGCCATTGTCCAAGAAAAG gTTTGGGCTTTATCAAGCTTTGGGATAGAATTAGGTTTCCTGGTTGAAGAATATGCGGGAAGTAAGGGAAGATTTCCACCCAtcaagagaagaataaaaaaatcactttataTTGCTACCATAGAAAAAGGACACGCTCTTGTGAATTCTTTGATTGAAACAGATAGGATTGATGACCTCGGTCTAGTTGTAGTAGATGAG TTGCATATGATTGGTGAGGGAAGTCGTGGAGCGACGCTGGAAATGACTCTTGCAAAAATTCTTTACACTAGTA aaaatacacatattGTTGGGATGAGTGCAACTTTAAATAATGTTGGAGACCTGCAAAAGTTCCTGCAAGCAGAGTATTATACTAAAAATTTCAGACCG GTAGAGTTAAAGGAATACATAAAGATAAGAGATTCAATTTACGAGGtagacagcaaagcagaaaatggctTTACTTTTTCACGTCTCCTTAATTTCAAG TATTCTAGTAGTCTGGAGAAAGCAGATCCTGACCACATCGTTGCACTGGTTACTGAAGTTATTCCAAAATATTCCTGCCTAATCTTTTGTCCCACTAAAAAGAATTGTGAAAATGTGGCTACAATGGTTTGCAAGTATCTGAACAA AGAATTCAGAGCTcacagggagaaagagaaacaggatCTAATTAAGAACCTAAAGGATATTGGAAATGGAAGCATCTGTCCTGTTCTGAGGCAAACAATTCCTTTTGGTGTTGCCTATCACCATAGTGGCCTTACAAATGATGAAAGAAAGAGTATAGAAGAAGCATATTCTAGAGGTGTCCTGTGCCTTCTTGCTTGCACAGCTACGTTAGCTGCTGGAGTCAACCTGCCAGCCAGAAG ggTGATTTTAAGAGCTCCTTATGTTGCTAGTGAGTTCCTGAAGAAGAATCAATATAAACAAATGATTGGCAGAGCTGGTCGAGCTGGTATTGACAATGCTGGTGAAAGTATTCTCATAGTGcaggaaaaagacaaacatttg GTTCGAGATTTAATAACCAGTCCTTTGGAGAATTGTTACAGCAATCTTCTGCCAGAGCTCACCAAGGGAATGCAGTACCTGTTGCTATCACTGGTTGGATTAAAG ATTGCAGTTACCCAAGAGGAAGTGTACAGTTTTATGTGCCATACATTGCTGGgtgtccagcagcagctgctgttgaaAGAGAAGAGCCTCTCGGAGATCGTTAGAGATGAGCTACAAAATCTAATAGAAAAGGGactcttaaaaggaaaaataatggagAAGGATCAGAATTCTGCAAGTCCACTAACAATCACACTATTGGGTAAAGCTACATATAAAG GGTCTATAGATGTGTCGTACTGCAATCTTCTTTACAAAGAGCTGAGGAAAGGCTTGGAAGGGCTGGTTCTTGAGAGCAGTCTTCATCTTGTCTATCTGGCTACTCCATATGACATGGTTTCCAACTGCAGCCCAGACTGGATGCTATACTTGAGGCAG TTCAACCAGCTGAGTTCGGCAGAGCATAAAGTAGCAGATATGGTGGGAGTACCTGAGAGCTTTATTGCAAAAAAGGCTTCTGGTCAAGCCATCAGAAAG AATGTGGACAGTGCTGTTGTGAACAGGCTCTACCTGTCATTTGTCCTCTATGCCCTACTGAAAGAGACCAACATATGGAGCGTCTCAGAGAAATTCAACATGTCCCGAGGTTATGTGCAGAATCTCCTTACATCTGCTGCCTCATTTGCCTCGtgtgttcttcatttctgtgag gagctggaggagttTTGGGTTTATAAAGCCCTGCTGACAGAACTTACCAAGCGCTTGACATACTGTGTTAAGACAGAGCTCATTCCTCTCATGGAGGTAGCAGGGGTTCTAGAG GCACGAGCTAAACAGCTTTATAACGCAGGGTACAAAACTTTAGCACATGTAGCTAATGCAAATCCAGAAACTCTGGTGAAGACGATTGAGCATTTGTCACGACGTCAAGCCAAGCAAATGGTTTCGTCTGCTAAG ATGCTGCTGACTGAAAAAGCTGAAGCTTTACAAGAAGAAGTAGAGGAACTCTTGAAAGTACCTACAGATATCCCATAA
- the MRPS18C gene encoding 28S ribosomal protein S18c, mitochondrial produces MAALAVAGAGLCCRRVPALAWGRPCRLQHQQAEAQSDLPIEMENPYKEPPKKCILCGIHVDYKNVQLLSQFVSPYTGRVYGRHITGLCDKKQKEISKAVKRAHIFGFMPVMFKNPAFLTDPKICNVKY; encoded by the exons ATGGCGGCGCTGGCTGTGgctggtgctgggctgtgctgcaggcgGGTGCCGG CCTTGGCGTGGGGGAGGCCTTGTCGTCTTCAGCATCAGCAGGCAGAGGCCCAGTCTGACTTG CCTATAGAAATGGAGAATCCATATAAAGAGCCTCCTAAAAAGTGTATCTTATGTGGAATACATGTGGACTACAAGAACGTGCAG CTTCTATCCCAGTTTGTTTCTCCATACACTGGCCGCGTTTATGGCAGGCATATAACAG GCTTGTGTgataagaagcagaaagaaatttcaaaagCCGTAAAAAGAGCTCATATATTTG GATTTATGCCAGTTATGTTTAAGAACCCAGCATTTCTCACAGACCCCAAGATTTGTAATGTTAAGTATTGA